In the genome of Salinigranum halophilum, the window GCGCCGCCGTGGTCTACACTGTTCTCCGACCAGTCGGGGCTCATGCGGTAGACGACGTCTGAGGTTGCCGTGACGAACGCTTCGAGTCGCGCCTCGCTCTCGCGTACCGCCTCTTCGCTCTCTCGGCGTTCGCTGATGTCGATAACGAATTTGACCTTGTCGGTGGCGTTCAGCCGCCGAGATTCGAACAGCCCCACAGCACAAGCCGTTGGCGTAGTAGTACTGTTTCCCGTAGGAGACGCCGCTCCCGTTCTCTTCGACCTCAATGAGGTGGCACTTTCCGGCTCGGTAGAACTCCTTCGGGCGAGAGGTCTCGCCGCGACGTGCCTAGCGCGTCATCGTAGTCAAGGCCCAGCATCTTGAGGAAAGCGTCGTTCGCGTCCGCGTTCGTACCGTCTCCGTCCCAGAAGATGACGCCGACTTTTTGAGTCGAACACAGGGTGCTATTGAAATTTGTATGTTAACAAAGCTAGAATGTGGATAAAAGTAGAAATCCAATCAATTCAAACAGTACTTCGCAGCAGCAATTATTCCTCGTGCTGTAGAATCAATTGACCAATCGTTAATGAGTTTTTTTGATTCAATTCCTGCAGACAATCTTAATTTGTCATCGGACACAAATGGTTCAATCTGGTTTTGTAGGCTACGAACACTTCCAGATTTAAATACGGCACCATTTTCTTTAATCAAGTCTTGAGACGCTCCGACAGTGTCTGACGCAACAATTGGCAATGAAAAATTCATCGCTTCATTTATTACTAAACCCCAAGGCTCATAATTGCTAGCTAGTACAAATATGTCTGAAATACCATACATTTTTGGCAGCTCAGATTGTTCCACAAATCCCGTAAAGTAGACACTATCAGACACTCCTAGCTCTGATGCCAGTCTCTCATAATTTTCTTTTTGAGGTCCATCACCAACTAAGAGTAGAGAAACGTTCTGTTTGTCTATTTTTTTAACCAATCTAATAAGTAAGTCCGCCCTCTTTCGATTGATGAGCTTACCAACCTGTAATATCACAATATCGGAAGGAGGTATGCCAATCTTCTCTCGAGTCTCAGCTTGTAAGACACGATCAGGATGGCGCTTTTGAAACCAAGAGTTATCCACGGTCAGAGGAGCATCAAATAATAAATTTTCTGATATTCCAAACGAATTATAAAACTCTCTGTTTGGGGTGCCCGTAACTGCAAATGCGTTTATATTCGAAAAAAGGGTTCGCAATACGAGTTCTCGAGTTTTCTTTAGCATTTGGGGGAGTCTCTGTGTGCTAGCTAAGGTTGAGTCTCCTCTGATGATTATGGGAGTCTTTGAAAAGCGAGCAACAGCGAATGAAAGCCAGTGAGTTATACCTTCCCAACCATGTACCCAAAGAACGTCTGTATTCTGCCGTACAATATGCCAAGCGATACTAGGGTTTACCATTCCTGCTACAGATGATTGATTGGGTTTTGGTGAAATGTTCGATAAGAATGTTGATTCATATCCTTTTAGAAGAGGGATGTCCCAACTAATCTCCCGGTTAAATTGTTTGTCAAAGCTATCATTCACCCCATGATCGTCACAGAAATATACGTGTAAATTAATGTCCGATTGGTCTGAAAGGTTCTGGAAGAGCGGTACCTGATACTGAATCGGATGTGACACAAGGCAAGCTACGTCTATTGGTTGTTTCTTATGCATTGTGATTGCGGAATATGAGTGTCACTATTACGTCCATCAGCGATACTGAATTTGTCGATAACACTTACATCCATGATTTGGCTAGTACCAACACACATCTGTTGCAACAACTGACGCAGGGTTCCCGGCAACCATTGTACCTGATTCTACAGTTCCGGTAACCACACTGTTAGCAGCCACGATGGCATTGTTTTCAATCGTAACACCAGGAAGGATCGTGGCGTTCGCTCCAATCCAAACGTCGTCTCCGATAACTACAGGTGCTTCATAATTTTGTAGTTCTCCCTCTATAACATGATGGTGCATGTTTGTATCCATAATATCAACACCCCACGCGATGGCAGAGTCTCTTCCGATTTTTAGTTCTTCCCTACAAGTTATATTTGATTTTCCGGAAATATAGCTTGAACCACCCATAGTGAAGTTACCTTCAATTCGAAGATGAGAGCCAGGTCCAATCCGAGCGACACCACCACCCATTGCAATGCGTACTACAGCAGTATCATCAATACGTAACCTTGACCCACCAGTAGAGTCATGTACAGCACTACTGTTGAGTCCAAAGTCGAATCGTCCACTACACTCGATACTTGCTTCCGGTTTTATTGATACAGAGACCTTTCGCCCAAATACCAGATTTATTCCAGGGGAGGTACGCAGGGAGTATCTAATAGAGGTCAATGCACCTCGGAGGCCAATATCCTTCGCCAGAGGTAGTATGCTCGATTTATTTAGTACCATGAGGTTAGCATTTAAATAATCAATTTGGAATCTTATAAATAATGTTTTCTCCATTAGAGAATATTCGGCGGACTTGATGATCTTGGTCATACTTCTCATAGAAATTTGGTTCCGTTGGAGGTGCATACGTTACGAAAATTTCCACGCCATTTTGCATATCTTTTGATAAAAGCAGATACGTGTCATCTGCTTCACTTTGAGATATAGTTTGTGCTTCGGATATATTTTTAATTGATGATATTCCATCAGAAGAAGTCCCATTATAATAGATAGAGTTCAGTCGTTTGGTAAAGTCCGGGTCGTTCGAGGGCCTTACTGCAATTATCGCTTGATGTGACTCATACAGAAGTGCTAACCCAAGTCGGGAATCTGAAAAAATATAGTCTTCACTATGTATATATTCGCCAGAAAACTTAACACTGTCTGACTGCTGAACAGATATTTCAGCAGTACCAAACGATTCTTGCGAAGCGACAGCTATCCCTACGGTAGAAACCACGAGA includes:
- a CDS encoding PAS domain-containing protein, encoding MCSTQKVGVIFWDGDGTNADANDAFLKMLGLDYDDALGTSRRDLSPEGVLPSRKVPPH
- a CDS encoding glycosyltransferase, with the translated sequence MHKKQPIDVACLVSHPIQYQVPLFQNLSDQSDINLHVYFCDDHGVNDSFDKQFNREISWDIPLLKGYESTFLSNISPKPNQSSVAGMVNPSIAWHIVRQNTDVLWVHGWEGITHWLSFAVARFSKTPIIIRGDSTLASTQRLPQMLKKTRELVLRTLFSNINAFAVTGTPNREFYNSFGISENLLFDAPLTVDNSWFQKRHPDRVLQAETREKIGIPPSDIVILQVGKLINRKRADLLIRLVKKIDKQNVSLLLVGDGPQKENYERLASELGVSDSVYFTGFVEQSELPKMYGISDIFVLASNYEPWGLVINEAMNFSLPIVASDTVGASQDLIKENGAVFKSGSVRSLQNQIEPFVSDDKLRLSAGIESKKLINDWSIDSTARGIIAAAKYCLN
- a CDS encoding acyltransferase, with the translated sequence MTKIIKSAEYSLMEKTLFIRFQIDYLNANLMVLNKSSILPLAKDIGLRGALTSIRYSLRTSPGINLVFGRKVSVSIKPEASIECSGRFDFGLNSSAVHDSTGGSRLRIDDTAVVRIAMGGGVARIGPGSHLRIEGNFTMGGSSYISGKSNITCREELKIGRDSAIAWGVDIMDTNMHHHVIEGELQNYEAPVVIGDDVWIGANATILPGVTIENNAIVAANSVVTGTVESGTMVAGNPASVVATDVCWY